A genomic stretch from Capricornis sumatraensis isolate serow.1 chromosome 4, serow.2, whole genome shotgun sequence includes:
- the ACVRL1 gene encoding activin receptor type-1-like isoform X4, with translation MLLYPFSSPGIMTLNLPRRRLLMLLMALGLTQGDPLKPSRGPLVTCTCENPHCKGPTCQGSWCTVVLVWEDGHLREYRGCGNMHPEVCRARPTEFVNHYCCHSPLCNHNVSLVLEGKGRYGEVWRGLWHGESVAVKIFSSRDEQSWFRETEIYNTVLLRHDNVLGFIASDMTSRNSSTQLWLITHYHEHGSLYDFLQRQTLEPQLALKLAVSAACGLAHLHVEIFGTQGKPAIAHRDLKSRNVLVKSNLQCCIADLGIVEDYRPPFYDVVPNDPSFEDMKKVVCVDQQTPTIPNRLAADPVLSGLAQMMRECWYPNPSARLTALRIKKTLQKLSNGLQKPKAIP, from the exons ATGTTATTGTACCCCTTCTCCTCTCCAGGGATCATGACCTTGAACCTTCCCAGGAGAAGGCTTCTGATGCTACTGATGGCCTTGGGCCTGACCCAGG GTGACCCCTTGAAACCCTCACGGGGCCCACTGGTGACCTGCACGTGTGAGAACCCACATTGCAAGGGGCCTACCTGCCAGGGGTCCTGGTGTACAGTTGTGCTGGTGTGGGAGGACGGACACCTCCGGGAATACCGGGGCTGCGGGAACATGCACCCCGAGGTCTGTAGGGCACGCCCCACGGAGTTCGTCAACCACTACTGCTGCCACAGCCCCCTCTGCAACCACAACGTGTCCCTGGTGCTAGAAG GAAAGGGCCGCTACGGCGAGGTGTGGCGGGGCCTGTGGCATGGTGAGAGCGTAGCCGTCAAGATCTTCTCCTCCAGAGATGAGCAGTCCTGGTTCCGGGAGACTGAGATCTACAATACAGTGCTGCTCAGACACGACAACGTCCTAG GCTTTATTGCCTCGGACATGACTTCCCGCAACTCGAGCACGCAGCTGTGGCTCATCACGCACTACCACGAGCACGGCTCGCTCTACGACTTTCTGCAGAGGCAGACGCTGGAGCCTCAGCTGGCCCTGAAGCTAGCCGTGTCCGCGGCCTGCGGCCTGGCGCACCTGCACGTGGAGATCTTCGGCACGCAGGGCAAACCGGCCATCGCCCACCGCGACCTCAAGAGCCGCAACGTGCTGGTCAAGAGCAACCTGCAGTGCTGCATCGCCGACCTGG GCATCGTGGAGGACTACCGGCCACCCTTCTATGATGTGGTGCCCAATGACCCCAGCTTTGAGGACATGAAGAAAGTGGTGTGTGTTGACCAGCAGACCCCCACCATCCCCAACCGGCTGGCTGCAGACCCG GTCCTCTCAGGCCTGGCTCAGATGATGCGGGAGTGCTGGTACCCCAACCCTTCTGCCCGCCTCACTGCGCTGCGGATCAAGAAGACCCTACAGAAACTCAGCAATGGTCTCCAGAAGCCCAAAGCTATTCCCTAG
- the ACVRL1 gene encoding activin receptor type-1-like isoform X2, whose protein sequence is MTLNLPRRRLLMLLMALGLTQGDPLKPSRGPLVTCTCENPHCKGPTCQGSWCTVVLVWEDGHLREYRGCGNMHPEVCRARPTEFVNHYCCHSPLCNHNVSLVLEATQTPPEQPQGDGQLPLILGPVLALLVLVVLGALGLWHVRRRKERQRGANSELGESSLILKPSEQGDSMLGDLLDSSCTTGSGSGLPFLVQRTVARQVALVECVGKGRYGEVWRGLWHGESVAVKIFSSRDEQSWFRETEIYNTVLLRHDNVLGFIASDMTSRNSSTQLWLITHYHEHGSLYDFLQRQTLEPQLALKLAVSAACGLAHLHVEIFGTQGKPAIAHRDLKSRNVLVKSNLQCCIADLGLAVMHSQGSDYLDIGNNPRVGTKRYMAPEVLEEQIRTDCFESYKWTDIWAFGLVLWEITRRTIVNGIVEDYRPPFYDVVPNDPSFEDMKKVVCVDQQTPTIPNRLAADPVLSGLAQMMRECWYPNPSARLTALRIKKTLQKLSNGLQKPKAIP, encoded by the exons ATGACCTTGAACCTTCCCAGGAGAAGGCTTCTGATGCTACTGATGGCCTTGGGCCTGACCCAGG GTGACCCCTTGAAACCCTCACGGGGCCCACTGGTGACCTGCACGTGTGAGAACCCACATTGCAAGGGGCCTACCTGCCAGGGGTCCTGGTGTACAGTTGTGCTGGTGTGGGAGGACGGACACCTCCGGGAATACCGGGGCTGCGGGAACATGCACCCCGAGGTCTGTAGGGCACGCCCCACGGAGTTCGTCAACCACTACTGCTGCCACAGCCCCCTCTGCAACCACAACGTGTCCCTGGTGCTAGAAG CCACCCAGACTCCTCCGGAGCAGCCGCAAGGAGATGGCCAGCTGCCTCTGATCCTGGGCCCCGTGCTGGCCTTGCTAGTGCTCGTAGTCCTGGGTGCCCTGGGCCTGTGGCATGTCCGGCGGAGGAAGGAGAGGCAGCGGGGCGCGAACAGTGAGCTGGGCGAGTCCAGCCTCATCCTGAAGCCATCTGAGCAGGGGGACAGCATGTTGGGG GACCTCCTGGACAGTAGCTGTACCACGGGCAGTGGCTCAGGGCTCCCGTTCCTGGTGCAGAGGACAGTGGCTCGACAGGTTGCCCTGGTGGAGTGTGTGG GAAAGGGCCGCTACGGCGAGGTGTGGCGGGGCCTGTGGCATGGTGAGAGCGTAGCCGTCAAGATCTTCTCCTCCAGAGATGAGCAGTCCTGGTTCCGGGAGACTGAGATCTACAATACAGTGCTGCTCAGACACGACAACGTCCTAG GCTTTATTGCCTCGGACATGACTTCCCGCAACTCGAGCACGCAGCTGTGGCTCATCACGCACTACCACGAGCACGGCTCGCTCTACGACTTTCTGCAGAGGCAGACGCTGGAGCCTCAGCTGGCCCTGAAGCTAGCCGTGTCCGCGGCCTGCGGCCTGGCGCACCTGCACGTGGAGATCTTCGGCACGCAGGGCAAACCGGCCATCGCCCACCGCGACCTCAAGAGCCGCAACGTGCTGGTCAAGAGCAACCTGCAGTGCTGCATCGCCGACCTGG GCCTGGCTGTGATGCACTCCCAGGGTAGCGATTACCTGGACATTGGCAACAACCCACGAGTGGGCACCAAGCGGTACATGGCCCCCGAGGTGCTGGAAGAGCAGATCCGAACCGACTGCTTCGAATCCTACAAGTGGACGGACATCTGGGCCTTTGGCCTGGTGCTGTGGGAGATCACCCGCCGGACCATTGTCAACG GCATCGTGGAGGACTACCGGCCACCCTTCTATGATGTGGTGCCCAATGACCCCAGCTTTGAGGACATGAAGAAAGTGGTGTGTGTTGACCAGCAGACCCCCACCATCCCCAACCGGCTGGCTGCAGACCCG GTCCTCTCAGGCCTGGCTCAGATGATGCGGGAGTGCTGGTACCCCAACCCTTCTGCCCGCCTCACTGCGCTGCGGATCAAGAAGACCCTACAGAAACTCAGCAATGGTCTCCAGAAGCCCAAAGCTATTCCCTAG
- the ACVRL1 gene encoding activin receptor type-1-like isoform X3 codes for MLLYPFSSPGIMTLNLPRRRLLMLLMALGLTQGDPLKPSRGPLVTCTCENPHCKGPTCQGSWCTVVLVWEDGHLREYRGCGNMHPEVCRARPTEFVNHYCCHSPLCNHNVSLVLEGKGRYGEVWRGLWHGESVAVKIFSSRDEQSWFRETEIYNTVLLRHDNVLGFIASDMTSRNSSTQLWLITHYHEHGSLYDFLQRQTLEPQLALKLAVSAACGLAHLHVEIFGTQGKPAIAHRDLKSRNVLVKSNLQCCIADLGLAVMHSQGSDYLDIGNNPRVGTKRYMAPEVLEEQIRTDCFESYKWTDIWAFGLVLWEITRRTIVNGIVEDYRPPFYDVVPNDPSFEDMKKVVCVDQQTPTIPNRLAADPVLSGLAQMMRECWYPNPSARLTALRIKKTLQKLSNGLQKPKAIP; via the exons ATGTTATTGTACCCCTTCTCCTCTCCAGGGATCATGACCTTGAACCTTCCCAGGAGAAGGCTTCTGATGCTACTGATGGCCTTGGGCCTGACCCAGG GTGACCCCTTGAAACCCTCACGGGGCCCACTGGTGACCTGCACGTGTGAGAACCCACATTGCAAGGGGCCTACCTGCCAGGGGTCCTGGTGTACAGTTGTGCTGGTGTGGGAGGACGGACACCTCCGGGAATACCGGGGCTGCGGGAACATGCACCCCGAGGTCTGTAGGGCACGCCCCACGGAGTTCGTCAACCACTACTGCTGCCACAGCCCCCTCTGCAACCACAACGTGTCCCTGGTGCTAGAAG GAAAGGGCCGCTACGGCGAGGTGTGGCGGGGCCTGTGGCATGGTGAGAGCGTAGCCGTCAAGATCTTCTCCTCCAGAGATGAGCAGTCCTGGTTCCGGGAGACTGAGATCTACAATACAGTGCTGCTCAGACACGACAACGTCCTAG GCTTTATTGCCTCGGACATGACTTCCCGCAACTCGAGCACGCAGCTGTGGCTCATCACGCACTACCACGAGCACGGCTCGCTCTACGACTTTCTGCAGAGGCAGACGCTGGAGCCTCAGCTGGCCCTGAAGCTAGCCGTGTCCGCGGCCTGCGGCCTGGCGCACCTGCACGTGGAGATCTTCGGCACGCAGGGCAAACCGGCCATCGCCCACCGCGACCTCAAGAGCCGCAACGTGCTGGTCAAGAGCAACCTGCAGTGCTGCATCGCCGACCTGG GCCTGGCTGTGATGCACTCCCAGGGTAGCGATTACCTGGACATTGGCAACAACCCACGAGTGGGCACCAAGCGGTACATGGCCCCCGAGGTGCTGGAAGAGCAGATCCGAACCGACTGCTTCGAATCCTACAAGTGGACGGACATCTGGGCCTTTGGCCTGGTGCTGTGGGAGATCACCCGCCGGACCATTGTCAACG GCATCGTGGAGGACTACCGGCCACCCTTCTATGATGTGGTGCCCAATGACCCCAGCTTTGAGGACATGAAGAAAGTGGTGTGTGTTGACCAGCAGACCCCCACCATCCCCAACCGGCTGGCTGCAGACCCG GTCCTCTCAGGCCTGGCTCAGATGATGCGGGAGTGCTGGTACCCCAACCCTTCTGCCCGCCTCACTGCGCTGCGGATCAAGAAGACCCTACAGAAACTCAGCAATGGTCTCCAGAAGCCCAAAGCTATTCCCTAG
- the ACVRL1 gene encoding activin receptor type-1-like isoform X1, translated as MLLYPFSSPGIMTLNLPRRRLLMLLMALGLTQGDPLKPSRGPLVTCTCENPHCKGPTCQGSWCTVVLVWEDGHLREYRGCGNMHPEVCRARPTEFVNHYCCHSPLCNHNVSLVLEATQTPPEQPQGDGQLPLILGPVLALLVLVVLGALGLWHVRRRKERQRGANSELGESSLILKPSEQGDSMLGDLLDSSCTTGSGSGLPFLVQRTVARQVALVECVGKGRYGEVWRGLWHGESVAVKIFSSRDEQSWFRETEIYNTVLLRHDNVLGFIASDMTSRNSSTQLWLITHYHEHGSLYDFLQRQTLEPQLALKLAVSAACGLAHLHVEIFGTQGKPAIAHRDLKSRNVLVKSNLQCCIADLGLAVMHSQGSDYLDIGNNPRVGTKRYMAPEVLEEQIRTDCFESYKWTDIWAFGLVLWEITRRTIVNGIVEDYRPPFYDVVPNDPSFEDMKKVVCVDQQTPTIPNRLAADPVLSGLAQMMRECWYPNPSARLTALRIKKTLQKLSNGLQKPKAIP; from the exons ATGTTATTGTACCCCTTCTCCTCTCCAGGGATCATGACCTTGAACCTTCCCAGGAGAAGGCTTCTGATGCTACTGATGGCCTTGGGCCTGACCCAGG GTGACCCCTTGAAACCCTCACGGGGCCCACTGGTGACCTGCACGTGTGAGAACCCACATTGCAAGGGGCCTACCTGCCAGGGGTCCTGGTGTACAGTTGTGCTGGTGTGGGAGGACGGACACCTCCGGGAATACCGGGGCTGCGGGAACATGCACCCCGAGGTCTGTAGGGCACGCCCCACGGAGTTCGTCAACCACTACTGCTGCCACAGCCCCCTCTGCAACCACAACGTGTCCCTGGTGCTAGAAG CCACCCAGACTCCTCCGGAGCAGCCGCAAGGAGATGGCCAGCTGCCTCTGATCCTGGGCCCCGTGCTGGCCTTGCTAGTGCTCGTAGTCCTGGGTGCCCTGGGCCTGTGGCATGTCCGGCGGAGGAAGGAGAGGCAGCGGGGCGCGAACAGTGAGCTGGGCGAGTCCAGCCTCATCCTGAAGCCATCTGAGCAGGGGGACAGCATGTTGGGG GACCTCCTGGACAGTAGCTGTACCACGGGCAGTGGCTCAGGGCTCCCGTTCCTGGTGCAGAGGACAGTGGCTCGACAGGTTGCCCTGGTGGAGTGTGTGG GAAAGGGCCGCTACGGCGAGGTGTGGCGGGGCCTGTGGCATGGTGAGAGCGTAGCCGTCAAGATCTTCTCCTCCAGAGATGAGCAGTCCTGGTTCCGGGAGACTGAGATCTACAATACAGTGCTGCTCAGACACGACAACGTCCTAG GCTTTATTGCCTCGGACATGACTTCCCGCAACTCGAGCACGCAGCTGTGGCTCATCACGCACTACCACGAGCACGGCTCGCTCTACGACTTTCTGCAGAGGCAGACGCTGGAGCCTCAGCTGGCCCTGAAGCTAGCCGTGTCCGCGGCCTGCGGCCTGGCGCACCTGCACGTGGAGATCTTCGGCACGCAGGGCAAACCGGCCATCGCCCACCGCGACCTCAAGAGCCGCAACGTGCTGGTCAAGAGCAACCTGCAGTGCTGCATCGCCGACCTGG GCCTGGCTGTGATGCACTCCCAGGGTAGCGATTACCTGGACATTGGCAACAACCCACGAGTGGGCACCAAGCGGTACATGGCCCCCGAGGTGCTGGAAGAGCAGATCCGAACCGACTGCTTCGAATCCTACAAGTGGACGGACATCTGGGCCTTTGGCCTGGTGCTGTGGGAGATCACCCGCCGGACCATTGTCAACG GCATCGTGGAGGACTACCGGCCACCCTTCTATGATGTGGTGCCCAATGACCCCAGCTTTGAGGACATGAAGAAAGTGGTGTGTGTTGACCAGCAGACCCCCACCATCCCCAACCGGCTGGCTGCAGACCCG GTCCTCTCAGGCCTGGCTCAGATGATGCGGGAGTGCTGGTACCCCAACCCTTCTGCCCGCCTCACTGCGCTGCGGATCAAGAAGACCCTACAGAAACTCAGCAATGGTCTCCAGAAGCCCAAAGCTATTCCCTAG